The Pelagibaculum spongiae genome has a segment encoding these proteins:
- the yaaA gene encoding peroxide stress protein YaaA, with protein MHVVISPAKTLDYKNPLSDALEQAPAQTDPRFLQQSEQLVTLLRKKTPTDLSGLMKLSAKLSELNFERYINWRLPLEADKTRPCIFAFRGDVYTGLDVDSMSGEDLAQAQKKLRILSGLYGVLKPLDRMLPYRLEMGTKLVSNRGKDLYAFWGSHLVDSINSEVGDGVLVNLASNEYFKSIARPNLQARVVTPIFKDQKNGIYKIISFHAKKARGLMTSWILRNQIETVSQLEQFVEAGYYFCPEQSAGDTLVFLRDEQTG; from the coding sequence ATGCACGTTGTAATTTCGCCAGCGAAAACGCTCGATTATAAAAATCCACTCAGTGATGCCCTTGAGCAAGCACCTGCTCAAACCGATCCAAGGTTTCTGCAGCAAAGTGAACAATTGGTGACGTTGCTCCGAAAGAAAACACCGACTGATTTATCTGGTTTAATGAAGTTGAGCGCCAAGTTATCTGAGCTGAACTTTGAGCGATATATTAACTGGCGTTTGCCACTTGAGGCCGATAAGACTCGCCCGTGTATTTTTGCTTTTCGTGGTGATGTTTATACCGGGCTTGATGTCGATTCCATGAGCGGCGAAGACTTAGCGCAAGCCCAGAAAAAACTGCGTATTTTGTCTGGGCTTTACGGGGTATTAAAACCGCTAGATCGGATGTTGCCTTACCGGTTAGAAATGGGCACCAAATTAGTGAGTAACCGCGGCAAAGATTTATATGCCTTTTGGGGCAGCCATTTGGTTGACTCAATCAATAGTGAAGTTGGCGATGGGGTGCTGGTTAACTTGGCATCTAATGAATATTTCAAATCAATTGCACGGCCAAACCTGCAGGCTAGGGTGGTCACGCCGATATTTAAAGACCAGAAAAATGGTATTTATAAAATCATTAGCTTTCATGCCAAAAAAGCCCGTGGTTTGATGACCTCGTGGATTTTACGTAATCAAATTGAAACCGTGTCTCAGCTAGAACAGTTTGTCGAAGCTGGCTACTACTTTTGTCCGGAACAATCTGCTGGCGATACCTTGGTATTCCTGCGAGATGAACAAACCGGCTAA
- a CDS encoding START domain-containing protein has protein sequence MKLKAALAGLIIMSSANVALAESQGWELVEEKSGVKVFTKVVEGSSLKAFKGVTTVNSSLSSLVALLADTTACEDWMHNCGGMKLVEQVSPTERYSYTINDAPFPVTDRDVVVHSVTSQDPQNLTVTISMDGGKMIERMPLDDDYVRMNSLKGYWQYKPMGSGAVEVTYEAHADPGGSLPSWLANSVVVKTPLNTLKNMPKILKKDKYQTAQINYITEPGALAAKPVAPAVEIVAPVEIVAPVTETTAQ, from the coding sequence ATGAAATTAAAAGCAGCACTGGCCGGATTGATCATCATGTCTTCGGCAAATGTCGCGCTGGCCGAATCTCAAGGTTGGGAATTGGTCGAGGAAAAGAGTGGCGTTAAGGTCTTTACCAAAGTTGTAGAGGGCTCATCACTCAAGGCGTTTAAAGGTGTGACCACCGTTAATTCTTCCCTGTCGTCTCTGGTAGCTTTGTTGGCAGACACTACCGCTTGTGAAGATTGGATGCATAACTGTGGTGGTATGAAACTGGTTGAACAGGTTTCACCGACTGAGCGTTATAGCTATACCATCAACGATGCACCTTTCCCGGTGACCGATCGTGATGTGGTGGTTCATTCTGTGACTTCTCAGGATCCACAGAACTTGACGGTAACTATCTCTATGGACGGCGGCAAAATGATCGAAAGAATGCCGTTGGATGATGATTATGTCCGTATGAATTCATTGAAAGGTTACTGGCAGTACAAGCCAATGGGCTCTGGTGCTGTTGAGGTAACTTATGAAGCGCATGCTGATCCAGGTGGCAGCTTGCCCAGCTGGCTAGCTAACTCAGTGGTCGTTAAAACGCCATTAAACACTCTGAAAAACATGCCAAAGATTTTAAAGAAAGATAAATATCAAACAGCTCAAATAAACTATATTACTGAGCCAGGAGCACTTGCTGCAAAGCCTGTAGCACCTGCTGTTGAGATTGTAGCACCTGTTGAGATTGTAGCGCCTGTTACTGAGACTACTGCTCAATAA
- a CDS encoding KamA family radical SAM protein has product MNKAVTLSPCSSFEKIEYQAFTNKHLHKIEALNLLPAALKFNIDVVSRVFPFRTNPHVIDNLIDWEDAENDPMFRLTFPQKGMLDDASFDRIANLIKQNASEQEIHQVAMEVRASLNPHPAGQMQMNVPSYNGHSLPGSQHKYTQTVLFFPSQGQVCHAYCTFCFRWAQFVGDKELKFSSTDSEALFGYLESHKEVTDLLITGGNSLVMNADHLERYLEGLYREELSHIQTVRFGTKTLTFWPQRFVTDDDSDRILAAMERLVKAGKHVAVMAHFNHWRELESPTTKEAIRRIRATGAQIRAQSPLLSHINDDAATWSKMWNKQIQLGIIPYYMFVARDTGASRYFELPLARAWEIYQKAMGSVSGLARTARGPSMSGGPGKVEISGVSEIQGEKVFVLRFIQARNDD; this is encoded by the coding sequence TAAAATTGAAGCGCTCAACCTATTACCTGCCGCGCTAAAATTTAATATTGATGTGGTCTCACGGGTATTCCCTTTTCGTACCAACCCCCACGTAATTGATAACTTGATTGATTGGGAAGATGCAGAAAACGATCCAATGTTCCGCCTGACCTTTCCTCAAAAAGGCATGCTGGACGACGCATCATTTGATCGCATTGCCAATTTAATTAAGCAAAACGCCAGCGAACAAGAAATTCATCAAGTCGCCATGGAAGTTCGTGCCAGCTTGAATCCGCATCCTGCCGGGCAAATGCAAATGAATGTGCCGAGCTACAACGGCCATAGCCTGCCGGGCAGCCAGCACAAATACACCCAAACCGTGTTGTTCTTCCCAAGCCAGGGCCAGGTTTGCCACGCCTACTGCACCTTTTGCTTTCGCTGGGCACAGTTTGTCGGCGACAAAGAGTTAAAGTTTTCTTCCACCGATTCCGAGGCGTTATTCGGTTATCTGGAAAGCCATAAAGAAGTGACAGACCTGTTAATTACCGGCGGTAACTCATTGGTAATGAACGCCGATCATCTGGAGCGTTATCTGGAAGGCTTATATAGAGAAGAGCTTTCTCATATCCAGACAGTTCGCTTCGGTACCAAAACCCTCACCTTCTGGCCACAGCGCTTTGTGACCGATGACGACAGCGATCGCATTCTCGCCGCCATGGAACGATTGGTTAAAGCCGGTAAACATGTCGCGGTAATGGCGCACTTTAACCATTGGCGAGAGCTGGAATCGCCGACCACCAAAGAAGCCATTCGCCGCATTCGCGCCACCGGCGCTCAGATTCGCGCCCAAAGCCCACTGCTTTCCCATATAAATGATGATGCAGCCACTTGGTCAAAAATGTGGAACAAGCAAATTCAACTCGGCATCATTCCTTATTACATGTTTGTCGCCCGTGATACCGGTGCCAGCCGTTATTTCGAATTGCCACTGGCGCGCGCTTGGGAAATTTACCAAAAAGCCATGGGTTCGGTTTCCGGGTTAGCCAGAACTGCCCGCGGCCCATCGATGAGTGGCGGCCCGGGCAAAGTTGAAATTTCTGGTGTATCAGAAATTCAAGGCGAGAAAGTTTTCGTACTGCGCTTTATTCAAGCCAGAAATGATGACTAG
- a CDS encoding 2OG-Fe(II) oxygenase: protein MWLNDQQTSDSAIDAYRASLLSACPNHVVIDNLFNADRLDDVIQVLQQPDNWKTQQHTYAALYVDNAEWQKASSEQRFVQRDVWQRQENESSAAQDLLSFLRGNQFMSLLSRIFNVQLTDINVSDPEINTNYFRLGAADFVAQHADDSPGREVCMLLYLNKSWQNNAGGELTFLGQDDKQISVAPLYNCCVLFDRFSKGSEHWVERLNAEYAGLYRYNVVSWYWSE from the coding sequence ATGTGGTTGAATGATCAGCAAACAAGCGATTCTGCAATAGATGCATATCGAGCGTCTTTATTAAGCGCTTGCCCCAACCATGTCGTGATTGATAACTTGTTTAATGCAGACAGGCTCGATGACGTAATACAGGTTTTACAGCAGCCAGATAACTGGAAAACTCAACAGCACACTTATGCTGCCTTATACGTCGACAATGCCGAGTGGCAAAAAGCCAGCAGCGAGCAGCGCTTCGTCCAGCGAGATGTTTGGCAACGGCAAGAAAATGAATCGAGTGCAGCGCAAGATCTGTTGTCATTTTTGCGTGGCAACCAGTTTATGTCGCTACTATCGCGTATTTTCAATGTGCAACTAACCGATATAAACGTCTCCGATCCTGAAATCAATACCAATTATTTTCGATTAGGCGCCGCCGATTTTGTTGCGCAACATGCCGACGACTCACCGGGAAGAGAAGTCTGCATGTTGTTGTATTTAAATAAATCGTGGCAAAATAATGCAGGGGGAGAATTGACTTTTTTAGGGCAAGATGACAAGCAAATAAGCGTTGCTCCCTTATATAATTGCTGCGTACTTTTTGATCGATTTTCAAAAGGTTCTGAGCATTGGGTAGAAAGATTGAATGCTGAATATGCAGGTTTATATCGCTATAACGTGGTGAGCTGGTATTGGTCTGAGTAA
- the gltX gene encoding glutamate--tRNA ligase yields the protein MCVRTRVAPSPTGDPHVGTAFIALFNLCFARQHKGEFILRVEDTDQARSTPESEKMIMDSLRWLGLDWSEGPDKGGEYGPYRQSERRDIYDTHIKQLLDDDHAFHCFCSNERLDEIRSHQQENKLAQGYDGHCMGLSKEEVAAKLEAGEPHVVRMKVPREGTCTFSDMLRGEIDIDWQQVDMQILMKGDGMPTYHLANVVDDHLMKITHVIRGEEWISSAPKHQLLYKYFGWDMPELCHLPLLRNPDKSKLSKRKNPTSISYYERMGFLPEALVNYLGRMGWSMPDEREKFTLDEMVEHFDISRVSLGGPIFDQEKLSWLNGTWIREDLSTEQFAERLKNWALNSDYLMQFAEMAQGRVDRLSDVAPISSFMLSGMLEVSEADFEHKKLEKDDVRKLLQFIVWKLEAQRDWCKDSIFNDVKTLSKQMGHKMGDFMFPIFVAIAGTPNSWSVMDSMAILGPDMSRARLRHALNVLGGPSKKEGKRWEKEFKVLGAE from the coding sequence ATGTGTGTGCGTACTCGAGTCGCCCCTTCTCCAACCGGCGACCCCCATGTAGGAACAGCTTTCATTGCGCTGTTCAATCTTTGCTTTGCCCGTCAACACAAGGGTGAATTCATCCTGCGTGTTGAAGATACCGACCAGGCACGCAGCACCCCTGAATCTGAAAAAATGATCATGGATTCATTGCGTTGGTTAGGCCTGGATTGGAGCGAAGGCCCAGATAAAGGCGGCGAATACGGCCCTTATCGCCAAAGCGAACGCCGCGATATTTACGACACGCATATCAAGCAGTTGCTCGATGATGACCATGCATTTCATTGCTTTTGCTCCAACGAGCGATTGGATGAAATTCGTAGTCACCAGCAAGAGAACAAACTGGCTCAGGGTTATGACGGTCACTGCATGGGTCTTTCTAAGGAAGAAGTTGCAGCCAAGCTTGAAGCGGGTGAACCGCATGTGGTTCGTATGAAAGTACCACGCGAAGGCACTTGTACCTTCAGTGACATGCTGCGTGGCGAGATTGATATCGACTGGCAACAGGTTGATATGCAGATCCTGATGAAGGGTGACGGCATGCCAACTTACCACTTGGCTAACGTGGTTGATGATCATCTGATGAAGATCACCCATGTTATTCGTGGCGAAGAGTGGATTAGCTCTGCTCCAAAGCACCAGCTTTTATATAAGTATTTTGGTTGGGATATGCCGGAGCTGTGCCATTTGCCATTGCTGCGCAACCCAGATAAAAGCAAGCTTTCTAAGCGTAAAAATCCAACCAGCATTAGTTATTACGAGCGGATGGGCTTTTTACCAGAAGCGCTGGTTAACTACCTTGGCCGTATGGGCTGGTCAATGCCAGACGAGCGTGAAAAGTTCACTCTGGATGAAATGGTTGAGCACTTTGATATCTCTCGAGTATCTCTGGGCGGACCAATTTTCGATCAGGAAAAACTCAGCTGGTTAAACGGCACCTGGATTCGTGAAGACCTGAGCACCGAACAGTTTGCTGAGCGACTGAAAAACTGGGCACTCAATAGCGATTACCTGATGCAATTTGCTGAAATGGCACAAGGCCGGGTGGATCGTTTATCTGATGTTGCGCCTATCTCCAGCTTCATGCTTTCGGGCATGCTGGAGGTTAGCGAAGCTGATTTTGAACACAAAAAACTTGAAAAAGATGACGTTCGCAAACTGCTGCAATTTATTGTGTGGAAGTTAGAAGCACAGCGCGATTGGTGCAAAGACAGCATCTTTAATGATGTGAAAACGTTATCTAAGCAAATGGGACACAAAATGGGCGACTTTATGTTCCCAATTTTTGTCGCGATTGCTGGCACGCCAAATTCTTGGTCTGTGATGGATTCAATGGCGATTCTCGGCCCAGATATGAGCCGTGCTCGCTTACGCCACGCATTAAATGTGTTAGGCGGGCCATCCAAGAAAGAAGGCAAGCGTTGGGAAAAAGAATTTAAAGTGCTTGGCGCAGAATAA